The genome window TCTGCTATTATTTCAACCTCTGTCTTATCCTCTCCTATTCCAGCAAGGCTTAATGTGGCAGAAACATTTACATTGGCTGGAAATCCCTTTATCGCATCAAAGGCTGTGCCTTTAAATATTCTTGTCTTATCTTTAATATTCAAAAGATCTATGCCCTTTTCTTCAATATATGGAGCCCCCAAAAGCCCTTTGGGAGGCTTTCTTGTCTTTAAGATGACTTTTTCAATATTTCCTAATAAAGCTCCCTTTAACCCATCAATTCCTGCGATTGCTCCAGATGGAACATAGATTTTTATCCCTTTATCTTCTGCCCTTTTAAGCAATTTTTCCTCTCCTAACAATCCACCAACGCTCATTACCATTAGGTCTTTTTTTTCCGAAATAACCAATGGAAGAACCTCCTTTACAACCTTTATAGAAGATGCTTCGATGATAAGGTCTGCTTTCTTTACAACCTCTGGAATATCAACAATCTCTGGTTTCTTTGGAAAAAGAGAGGCTGTTTTTTCTGCCCTTTCTTTATTTTGGTCACAAAGGCATACTAAAGAAAGGGAAGGAATATTTAAAATTGCCTTCGCAATACAAGAACCAATCGCACCACATCCAATTAACCCAAGTTTAATCATCATTTAGCCATTAGCCTAAAAATTCTAAATTATTCTAAGTCTACCTCTCCCAGCAATGCCTTAAGGAGGTCTTCCTCTTTTTCAATTGGGCCAATAGCAATAACATCATCACCAGCCTCTAACATTACCTTTGGATTCGGAGAAATAACCTCATTTTTTCTAAGAATAGCCACAATTGCCGTGTTTTTTGGAAGGGAAAGCCCTTCAATAAGCCTGCCTTTTGCTGGTGATTCTTCACTAAGATCAACCCTTACAATGGAAAGATTTCCCTTCTTGAATGTAAGAAGATCCATAAAATCATCCATTGATGCCTCTTCCTCAATTATCTTTGTAATGATGGAGGTTGAGTTTATGGAAATGTCAACGCCAAGCTGGTTAAATATGTGCTCATTCTTTGGGTCATTTACCCTTGCCACGGTTCTTGGAATATTAAATATCTCCTTTGCAAGCTGAGAAATAACAAGGTTGTCTTCATCGCTTCCTGTTGCTGCAACAATAACATCAGCCCTCTCTGCCCCTGCATCCTTAAGGGTTTGGGATTCACAACCATCTCCGTGGATAACAAGAATACCAGAAAGCTTCTCTGCAAGTTCACTGGCTAGGGCTTTGTTCTTTTCAACAAGAGAAACCTCATTTTTGTTCTTAGCAAGCATATTGCTCAAATGAAAACCAACCTTTCCTCCCCCAACAATGATGATATACATTAGAGCATCCTACTAGCACCAGAGCAGCCTACTAGCATCAGCATCATTCTTCTCTTTTTATTCCGACAAGGATATCTCCCATTTTTGGTCTATCCTCTTTATCTGGCTTGATTATCTCCTTTTGTCTCATTATAGCAACAACCTCTATTTTTTCCTTTTTCTCTATTTTCTCTATTTTCTCTTTGGCAAGCTCCTCGCTTACCTCTATCTCTATAAACATTGCATCATCCCTTAAGAATGAATGATGAATAAAATGGGGGTGTATAAGCTTGTCCTTAATAAGCTTGGCAATGAGGGTTGTTCCTCCAATCACATCAAGGCCAAGCTCCTCATATGTTTCCTCCCTCTTTGGAT of bacterium contains these proteins:
- a CDS encoding aspartate dehydrogenase, translating into MMIKLGLIGCGAIGSCIAKAILNIPSLSLVCLCDQNKERAEKTASLFPKKPEIVDIPEVVKKADLIIEASSIKVVKEVLPLVISEKKDLMVMSVGGLLGEEKLLKRAEDKGIKIYVPSGAIAGIDGLKGALLGNIEKVILKTRKPPKGLLGAPYIEEKGIDLLNIKDKTRIFKGTAFDAIKGFPANVNVSATLSLAGIGEDKTEVEIIADPKSNKNIHEILIIGDFGRINIRCENLPSKDNPKTSYLASLSAIATLKSILASLKIGT
- a CDS encoding NAD-binding protein, producing the protein MYIIIVGGGKVGFHLSNMLAKNKNEVSLVEKNKALASELAEKLSGILVIHGDGCESQTLKDAGAERADVIVAATGSDEDNLVISQLAKEIFNIPRTVARVNDPKNEHIFNQLGVDISINSTSIITKIIEEEASMDDFMDLLTFKKGNLSIVRVDLSEESPAKGRLIEGLSLPKNTAIVAILRKNEVISPNPKVMLEAGDDVIAIGPIEKEEDLLKALLGEVDLE
- a CDS encoding TrkA family potassium uptake protein, producing MYVIIIGCGRVGSELALLLSKEGHNVVVMDKNPEAFSKLGGGFNGITVEGSGFNLDDLKEAGIERADAIACVSDRDNANIIAAQVAKKLFGIKKVIARIYDPKREETYEELGLDVIGGTTLIAKLIKDKLIHPHFIHHSFLRDDAMFIEIEVSEELAKEKIEKIEKKEKIEVVAIMRQKEIIKPDKEDRPKMGDILVGIKREE